DNA sequence from the Hydrogenimonas thermophila genome:
GATCTTCCTGTTGCTGTTATACCTAATTTATTAGATTGCCTGAATGAGTTGAAACAGATTGGCTTTACAATTTATGGAGCTGATATGTCTGGTGTCTCTATAGATGATATTTCGTTTAATCAAAGAAGAGTTTTGGTTATGGGAAGTGAAGGAAGTGGTATTCCTGGCAAGATTAAAAAAATGTTGGATGAGAGGGTAACAATTCGTATGGCTAGACCGTTTGATTCGCTGAATGTCAGTGTAGCGGCTGGTATTATTATGTACAGGATGGGATATGCTGGATAGTATAATTGAAAAAAATGGCTTGGATGCAGTTAGTGAAAAAACTAGAATTTCAAAGAAAAACCTAGAAAAACTACAAAAAAAAGAGTTTAGTGACTTTTCAAAACCAAGGGCATTAGGCTTTATCTCAATTCTTGAACGTGAATATAAAGAGGATTTATCTGAACTTAAAGAAGATATAATTAAATGGTTTGAAAATGAGAGTGATAAGCAGACAACTCATATTGCATTTCCCCCTGCAAAAGATGGTAAAAGCATACATTGGATAGTAATTATTCCTCTTATTATGGTATTAGTCTTTGGATTTTATCTTTATCAAAATGAATTTTCAAACACACAAGTAGCTATTGAAAAGAGTTTATCTATAAAAAGTATAGAAAAAATTTATAAAGAACAGAATAATCAAAAAACAGAGAGTTCTAAAGCTATCAAAGAGCCAGAACAAAAACAAGCAGAAGAAAATAGTTCTAATAGAATATTAGATGAAAAAAGGGAAGATACATTAACAGTTGATAAAAATATATCTACATCTATTGAATCTGCTGAAAAAGATGTAAAACCTGTAAATAGTATAAAAAAGAAATCAGATGCAAATACAAGTATAAGTCCATATGTTCCTATTGAAAATATTATTGTATATCCAAATAGAAAGATGTGGATTGGAGTTATAAATTTAAAAAACAGAAAACGTAAATCTAGAGTTATTTCACAAACTTTTAGCATTGAAGCAGATAGTGAAAAGTTAATAATTACAGGTCATGGATTTTTTAGCATAAATGATACTGTTGGAAATAATTTAAAATTTAGTGATCCTGATAAACACTATTTTGTGCTGAAAGATGGTGTTTTAAAAGAGATAGATTCAAAAGAGTTTATGCATCTTAACGGAGGAAAAATTTGGTGATACGTTTTTTTTTCGTATCTATAGCTTTAGTGTTATCTTTAGCAGCTGGAGTATTGGAAGATAGTATAAAATCATTAGTTGATGAGAGTACATATAAAAAGCATCAAAAATTGATACGTATACTATTTGAAGACTCCCAATTTTATATGAGAGGTGGCAGTGTAGATAGTGTTAAAGTAGTAAAAACACTTGAAGAGAATGGACTTTTAAATCTAATATTGCCTGATTCAAAAGTAATTGAACTTAAGTTTGCGTATAGCGGAGAAAATCCTCTATTTTTTGTTAAGTCTATGAATGACACTTTACAAAAGATGGGTATCTCTTTTTTTTTGATTAAAGAAGCAAAATTAGATAAAAATGGATTTTTATGGACAATAAATTTTGAATCCAAAATTGTACCTGATCCAGTTTTATTGGCTAAAAGATTGGCAAAATATAATATATCAATAAATTCATTAGAGCGTCAAGATAGTACACATTGGTTTTATCGTATTGATATGAATAATGCAGTTTTACCTACAAGAGTATTGCAAGCAGGGGAAAACTTTCAGTTGATTCGTCCTATTCGACCAGTGTGGTTTAATGTTTCAAAAATAAAACGTTTGATTTTAAGAGAGAGACCGGGGTCTCACTGGTATGCAGATGTCGTGGTTTATGATAAAATGCTACATATTTTATACATGAAGCAAAACGATACACGGACAAGATATTTGAACCTGAAATTACCGCCTGATGCGGTTTATGTAAAGGTGAGTGATCGTTTTACTCTTGAAAATCTTAAAAGTGGACTTCAAATTACCGCAAAAGGTGAAAAGTAGAGATGTTTGATGAAATAGTATTTGAAAAACTTAACCGTCTTCCAAAGTATGTATTTGCTGAAGTTAATGACCTTAAAATGGCTGCAAGACGTGCAGGAGAGGATGTAATAGATTTTAGTATGGGCAATCCTGATGGACCTCCGTCAGAAAAGATCATTGAAAAACTTATAGAGTCAGCAAAAAAGCCAAAAACTCATGGTTATTCAGCAAGTAAGGGTATTTACAAGTTACGTTTGGCTATTTGTAACTGGTATGAAAGAAGGTATGGTGTTGCACTAGATCCTGAGACAGAAGCTGTTGCTACAATGGGTAGTAAAGAGGGATATGTTCATCTCGTTCAGGCAATTACAAATCCTGGTGATACAGCAATTGTTCCAGATCCTACATATCCTATACATTCATACGCTTTTATGCTTGCCGGTGGCGCAGTACGTAAGATGGAGCTTGTTTTTAATGAACGTTATGAAGTAGATGAAGACCTTTTCTTTACCAATCTTAAAAAAGCTCTCATAGAGTCTGTTCCTCGTCCAAAATATGTAGTTGTCAATTTTCCTCATAACCCAAGTACGGCAACTGTTACACCAGCTTTTTATGAGCGTCTTGTTGATATGGCAAAAAAAGAGAGATTCTACATTATTAGTGATATAGCATATGCAGATATCACTTTTGATGGCTATAAAACACCATCTATTTTAAGTGTTGATGGTGCAAAAGATGTAGCGGTTGAGAGTTTTACACTAAGTAAAAGCTATAATATGGCAGGTTGGCGTGTTGGATTTATTGTAGGAAATCCAAAAATGGTTGGTGCTTTGCAAAAGATTAAAAGCTGGCTTGACTATGGAATGTTTACACCTATTCAGGTAGCTGCGACTATTGCACTTGATGAGCTTGAGGGCGAAGTGGATAACACAATAGAGAAGTATCGAAGACGCAGGGATGTTTTAATCGATGCGTTTGGTAAAGCAGGATGGCATATAGAAAAACCAAGTGCCAGTATGTTTGTTTGGGCAAAACTTCCAAAAGAGGCACTTCATTTAGGCAGTCTTGAATTTTCTAAAAAACTGTTAACTGAAGCCAAAGTAGCTGTAAGTCCAGGAATCGGCTTTGGAGAGTATGGCGATCAATATGTGCGTATTGCATTAATAGAAAATGAGAAAAGAATAAGACAAGCCGCAAGAAATATCAAAAAGTATTTGAGAACTTTAAAAGAGGATGTGTAATGATTAAGATAGGTATTATCGGTGTTGGCACTGTTGGTGAGAGTGTTGCACAGATTCTTGAAGCAAACCGAGACATCATAACTGCACGTGCAGGTAAAGAGATCGTTGTCAAAAAAGGGGTTGTTCGTAACCTATCAAAGCCTAGAAATATCAATATTCCACTTACTACCGATGCAGATGAAGTTTTAGATGATCCTGAGATTGATATTGTTGTTGAGTTGATGGGTGGAGTTGAAGAGCCTTACCGAGTGGTACAGAAAGCTTTACAAAATGGAAAAGCTGTTGTAACTGCGAACAAAGCACTTTTAGCTTATCACAGATATGAGCTTCAAGAGACTGCCGGTGATATTCCTTTTGAGTTTGAAGCAAGTGTTGCAGGTGGAATTCCTATTATTAAATCTCTTCGTGAGGGACTTAGCGCAAATCATATAGAGTCAATTAAAGGTATCATAAACGGTACGGCAAACTACATTTTGACTAAAATGATGAATGAGGGAGTAGATTTTGCTCCTGTACTTAAAGAGGCTCAAGAGCTTGGGTATGCTGAAGCTGATCCTACATTTGATATAGGCGGATTTGATGCAGCGCATAAATTGTTGATTTTGGCTTCTATTGCTTATGGAATTGATGCAAAACCTGAAGATATTTTAATTGAAGGTATTGAACAGATTACTCAAGATGACATAAGTTTTGCAAAAGAGTTTGGCTATACGATTAAACTTCTTGGTATTGCAAAAAAGGTAGGAGAATGTGTAGAGCTTAGAGTTCATCCAGCACTTGTACCTCAAAGCGAAATGATTGCCAAAGTTGATGGTGTAATGAATGGTATAAGTGTAATTGGGGATAAAGTAGGCGAAACAATGTATTATGGTCCTGGAGCAGGTGGTAATGCAACAGCAAGTGCGGTTATCAGTGACATCATAGCAATTGCACGTGGTGGTAAAGCATCTCCTATGCTTGGTTTTAAACGTGCATTGGAAAGTGGTTTAAAACTATTAAATAGAGATGAAATTGTAAGTAAATACTACCTGCGTCTTGAAGTAGCTGACAAGCCTGGCGTCTTGAGCGCTGTTTCTAAAGTTATGGGTGAACAAAATATTTCTATTGAGACAATGTTGCAAAAACCTGGTAAAGACGGTAAAGCAACACTTCTATTGGCTACACATATTTGCAAAGAGTCTGCTATGCAAGAAGCAATAAATAAGTTGCAAACCATAGAAAGTGTAAAAGAGAGACCGGTAATGATCAGAATGGAGAGTTAACATAAGTTGACTCTCCCATTTGCCAAAGATATACTAAAGATTGGCAGTGCTGTAGAATTTTAGTGTTCCAAGTATTTTTTCTTCTATTTTTTTACTATCAAGCAGGCTTTGAAAACGGTTAAAACTATCTTCATCAAAAAGAGTTTTAATGTCATCCATTGTCAATGGGCGTTTTTGAAGTGTAGATAGTATCTCCTCATCACTAAAAGAACCTTTCGCATCTTTTGCTTTATGACGACTAGTT
Encoded proteins:
- a CDS encoding homoserine dehydrogenase; this encodes MIKIGIIGVGTVGESVAQILEANRDIITARAGKEIVVKKGVVRNLSKPRNINIPLTTDADEVLDDPEIDIVVELMGGVEEPYRVVQKALQNGKAVVTANKALLAYHRYELQETAGDIPFEFEASVAGGIPIIKSLREGLSANHIESIKGIINGTANYILTKMMNEGVDFAPVLKEAQELGYAEADPTFDIGGFDAAHKLLILASIAYGIDAKPEDILIEGIEQITQDDISFAKEFGYTIKLLGIAKKVGECVELRVHPALVPQSEMIAKVDGVMNGISVIGDKVGETMYYGPGAGGNATASAVISDIIAIARGGKASPMLGFKRALESGLKLLNRDEIVSKYYLRLEVADKPGVLSAVSKVMGEQNISIETMLQKPGKDGKATLLLATHICKESAMQEAINKLQTIESVKERPVMIRMES
- a CDS encoding LL-diaminopimelate aminotransferase — translated: MFDEIVFEKLNRLPKYVFAEVNDLKMAARRAGEDVIDFSMGNPDGPPSEKIIEKLIESAKKPKTHGYSASKGIYKLRLAICNWYERRYGVALDPETEAVATMGSKEGYVHLVQAITNPGDTAIVPDPTYPIHSYAFMLAGGAVRKMELVFNERYEVDEDLFFTNLKKALIESVPRPKYVVVNFPHNPSTATVTPAFYERLVDMAKKERFYIISDIAYADITFDGYKTPSILSVDGAKDVAVESFTLSKSYNMAGWRVGFIVGNPKMVGALQKIKSWLDYGMFTPIQVAATIALDELEGEVDNTIEKYRRRRDVLIDAFGKAGWHIEKPSASMFVWAKLPKEALHLGSLEFSKKLLTEAKVAVSPGIGFGEYGDQYVRIALIENEKRIRQAARNIKKYLRTLKEDV